In one Myxocyprinus asiaticus isolate MX2 ecotype Aquarium Trade chromosome 1, UBuf_Myxa_2, whole genome shotgun sequence genomic region, the following are encoded:
- the LOC127444570 gene encoding G2/mitotic-specific cyclin-B2-like encodes METHALHNADNPVFISGKAGPVNGGAKRAVFCELSNFAHKPSQAKKVKPVLPMKPSVKPAVVRPKRAQVPHPAPAFPPARADVSVKEEELCQAFSNSLFPVEDIDEGDADMPQLCSEYVKDIYVYLRRLEAQQSIRPRYMHGYDINGRMRALLVDWLIQVHSRFQLLQETLYMTVAILDRFLQVQPVTRKKLQLVGVTAMLIACKYEERHVPMVGDFVYIADDAFTKAQIREMEMLILSELNFEFGRPLPLHFLRRASKAGNADAEKHTLAKYFLELTLLDYDMVHYLPSETAAAALCLSQLVLDGQKWSSTQQHYSSYDEAHLKPIMQHIAKNVINISEGLSKHVTVRKKYSSSKLMKICLIPQLKSSLVKDLAAPLFSGS; translated from the exons ATGGAAACGCACGCTTTG CACAATGCAGACAACCCTGTTTTCATCAGTGGCAAAGCCGGGCCTGTAAATGGTGGAGCGAAAAGGGCAGTGTTTTGTGAACTGTCCAACTTTGCCCACAAACCTTCTCAGGCCAAG AAAGTTAAACCTGTACTACCTATGAAACCATCTGTTAAGCCAGCTGTTGTGCGACCTAAGCGTGCCCAGGTCCCCCACCCTGCTCCAGCTTTCCCCCCAGCTCGAGCTGATGTCAGCGTGAAGGAAGAGGAGCTCTGCCAAGCCTTTTCCAATAGCCTTTTTCCAGTTGAAGATATTGATGAAGGTGATGCTGACATGCCTCAGTTGTGTTCTGAATATGTGAAGGACATCTATGTGTATCTGCGGCGCCTTGAG GCTCAACAGTCGATCCGTCCCCGTTATATGCATGGTTACGATATCAATGGACGAATGCGAGCACTTCTGGTTGACTGGCTGATTCAGGTGCACTCAAGATTTCAGCTACTGCAGGAAACCCTTTACATGACTGTTGCCATCCTTGATCGTTTTCTCCAG GTTCAACCAGTGACCCGCAAGAAGCTCCAGCTAGTGGGTGTTACTGCAATGCTGATTGCTTGTAAATATGAGGAAAGGCATGTGCCAATGGTTGGGGACTTTGTCTACATCGCTGACGATGCCTTCACAAAAGCCCAGATTCGAGAGATGGAGATGTTGATTCTAAGTGAACTGAACTTTGAATTTGGACGACCTTTGCCCCTGCACTTTCTACGGAGGGCTTCAAAGGCGGGAAAT GCTGATGCTGAGAAACACACTCTTGCTAAATATTTTCTGGAGCTGACGCTTCTTGACTATGACATGGTGCACTATCTCCCTTCTGAAACTGCAGCTGCTGCTCTCTGCCTCTCTCAACTTGTGCTTGATGGGCAGAAATGG TCATCAACCCAACAACACTACTCCTCGTATGATGAGGCCCACTTGAAGCCGATCATGCAGCACATtgccaaaaatgttattaatatcAGTGAGGGACTCTCCAAGCATGTG ACTGTGAGGAAAAAGTATTCAAGCAGTAAGCTCATGAAGATCTGCCTCATTCCCCAGTTGAAGTCTTCACTTGTAAAGGATCTGGCTGCACCATTGTTCTCTGGTTCTTGA